AATGAAGGTACCGATCGGGATACTTCCAACAGTGAAGGGAAAGGCTTGGGCAAAGGCGCCCGAGGTCATCAGAAAGCCCTCCAGATCGGATTGCCAGGCATGATCGACAGCAATGGTTGCACCGCTGGCGTCGATATGGGTGAAATCGCCCTTGACGGTCAGGATCACCAAAGCGGTCATGGTGCAGATGATGATGGTGTCGATAAAGGTGCCCATCATCGCAAAGCGGCCTTGCATTGCCGGGTCATTGGTCTGTGCCACAGCATGGGCAATCGGGGTGGAACCTTGCCCTGCCTCGTTGGAGAACAGGCCGCGTGCAACACCCCAGCGGATTGCCATAATCATTGCCGCTCCAGCAAAACCGCCGGTTGCGGCCTGAGGGTTGAAAGCGCCATCAATGATCCAGCCAAAGGCTTGCGGGATGCTGCCGATATTGAGGACCAATGCTGTCAGCGCCATCACGATATACAACACGGCCATGCTGGGGATGATCTTTTCCGCAACCGAGCCAATCGACTTGATGCCCCCAATAATGACAATGAAAACCGCCACTGCGACAATCAGGCCGCCTATCCATTCTTCGAGGCCGGTCAGCTCCTTGATCGAGTCCGCCACTGAGTTGGCTTGAATGCCATTGCCGGTCACCAGCGCAGAAAACAAAGTGCCGAGACAGAAGAAAACGGCCAGCCAGGTCCATTTGGGGCCGAGACCTATGGTGATGTAACTCATCGGCCCGCCGCGATAGACGCCTTCCTCGGTTTTTTGACGGAAACGGATGGAAAGCGAGCCCTCGGCAAAGGCCAGTGCCATTCCCACAAAGGCGGTCACCCACATCCAGAAAATCGCACCCGGACCGCCCAGGGCAATGGCAGTGGCGACGCCAGCGAGGTTGCCGGTACCGACTTGCCCGGAAAGTGCGGTAGACAGCGCGGCGAAAGGTGAGATTTCCCCCGCTCCACCAGAGCTTTTGCGAAAGAGGCCGGCAAAGGAGGAAACCAATCCCCGGATCGGGAAGAATTTCAACCCGATCATAAAGTAGAGGCCGCCGCCCAACAGCATCAATGCCATGGGAGGGAAGGGGATGACTTCAGCGCCGTTCCAAGTGCCGACCCAGATGAAATCCGATATATTGGTGACTGGCTCAATCAGTCGTTCGGCAAAACTCAATTCCACATTGTTACTGGCACTCACCGTGAAGCTCTCCCCCTTGAAGCTTTTCCAACGCGATGACACTCCCCGTCACCGGCGCAAAATTTGCGAAAGGCCTAACAGCACCTGCGCGATTGGCAAGTCATTTGCCGTTTCGTGCGACATCCCGGCTTGTGTCATGCGCTGCTTCATGACAGGTAATCGAAGAAACAAAAGGATGAGGATAATACCATGAGTCAGAGCATCGCCATTCATGTCGACAAGGCCGATATCAGCAAAGCCGCCATCAGCGAAGCGTCCGCGCCGGAGGCTGGTGAAGGCCAGATTCTCTGCGCGATTGAGAGCTTTGCCATTACCGCCAATAACATCACCTATGCCGCTATGGGCGAGACGATGCATTATTGGCGTTTCTTCCCCTCGGGCGATGACAGCAAGGGCATTGTCCCGGTCTGGGGCCATGCCAAGGTGATTGCCTCGCACCATCCCGATATCGCTGAGGGCGAGCGGCTTTATGGCTATTGGCCGATGGGCAGCCATGTGGTGCTGACCCCATCCGATGTCTCCAAAGGCGGGTTTCTGGATGCCGCCGAGCATCGTCAGGGGCTGGCCGAAGTCTATAATCGCTATCGGCGGCTCAATGCAGACCCGTCGCATAACCCCGATTTCGAAGGTGGCCGCGCCGTGTTTGAGCCGCTGTTTATGACCAGCTTCCTGATCGAGGACCAGTTTCGCCGCAATGGCTTTTATGAAGCGGGCACGGCGATTTTGACCAGCGCATCCTCCAAAACCGCATTGGCATTGGCGCATGTGCTGAAGGACACCAGCCCCACTATTCGCTGCATTGGCCTGACCTCGCCGGGCAATGTCGCCTTTGTTGAGGAGACCGGACTTTATGACGAGGTGGTTGCCTATGATGCGATTGAATCGCTGGATGCTGGCAATGCCGTCGTCACGGTCGATTTTGCCGGCAATGGCGCGGTGCTGAAACGCTTGCATAGCCATTGGGCGGATAATTTGCGCTATTCCATGTTGGTCGGCGCGACCCATGTTGACGCGCGTGGCGGTGCCAAGGATCTGGTCGGGCCAGAGCCGGTGTTGTTCTTCGCGCCCACCGCGGCGCAGGCGGTGATTGACGAGCTGGGGCCCGCCGGTTTTGCCCGCACGCTCGGGGCAAGCTGGGTCAGCTTTGCCAAGATGGCGAGCAGCCTGGTGACCATCGAAACGCATCAGGGAGCAGAGGCGATGCGCGATGCCTATATCGCGATGGTCGGCGGTACGGTGAAGCCCGATATCGGAATTATCGCCCAGCCCTGAATCCCGGCGTTGGCGCTGGCTTATATATGCTCTAAAGATGGCGCGGGTCGCGGTGATTCCTGCATAGGCGAACAGGCCGTGCGGGGCAGATGCGCTTGGCGCAGATGGAGAGCATATGGGGGATA
The sequence above is drawn from the Parasphingorhabdus sp. SCSIO 66989 genome and encodes:
- a CDS encoding DUF2855 family protein, producing MSQSIAIHVDKADISKAAISEASAPEAGEGQILCAIESFAITANNITYAAMGETMHYWRFFPSGDDSKGIVPVWGHAKVIASHHPDIAEGERLYGYWPMGSHVVLTPSDVSKGGFLDAAEHRQGLAEVYNRYRRLNADPSHNPDFEGGRAVFEPLFMTSFLIEDQFRRNGFYEAGTAILTSASSKTALALAHVLKDTSPTIRCIGLTSPGNVAFVEETGLYDEVVAYDAIESLDAGNAVVTVDFAGNGAVLKRLHSHWADNLRYSMLVGATHVDARGGAKDLVGPEPVLFFAPTAAQAVIDELGPAGFARTLGASWVSFAKMASSLVTIETHQGAEAMRDAYIAMVGGTVKPDIGIIAQP
- a CDS encoding alanine/glycine:cation symporter family protein, which gives rise to MSASNNVELSFAERLIEPVTNISDFIWVGTWNGAEVIPFPPMALMLLGGGLYFMIGLKFFPIRGLVSSFAGLFRKSSGGAGEISPFAALSTALSGQVGTGNLAGVATAIALGGPGAIFWMWVTAFVGMALAFAEGSLSIRFRQKTEEGVYRGGPMSYITIGLGPKWTWLAVFFCLGTLFSALVTGNGIQANSVADSIKELTGLEEWIGGLIVAVAVFIVIIGGIKSIGSVAEKIIPSMAVLYIVMALTALVLNIGSIPQAFGWIIDGAFNPQAATGGFAGAAMIMAIRWGVARGLFSNEAGQGSTPIAHAVAQTNDPAMQGRFAMMGTFIDTIIICTMTALVILTVKGDFTHIDASGATIAVDHAWQSDLEGFLMTSGAFAQAFPFTVGSIPIGTFIASLALILFVFTTLLTWSYYGERAITYIYDLIPGSSAAGEKILHMIWRVLWCLVIYIASYQDLDLVWRLGDISNAAMTFPNLIGLLALSGVVFALAKGNRTAGTDHGRETPAELSEEISGAPGGH